The genomic interval CGTGGACGAGCCAGACCAGGTTCGCATCAACGAGGTTCCGGGTGAGGTGGCAACCACCTATGAGGTTCACGTCGCCCCCAGCGACGTGGGCAAGGTCATCGGCAAGCAGGGGCGAATCGCCAATGCCCTGCGCACCATCGCCAAAGCTGCCGCCATGAAGAACAAGCGCAAAATCTATCTGGAGATTATTGCGTAGCATCACGGTAGCCATGCCTGATTGTCTGGGCTCCGGCAGGTCGGTTTC from Bacillota bacterium carries:
- a CDS encoding KH domain-containing protein; the encoded protein is MKELVEYLVKELVDEPDQVRINEVPGEVATTYEVHVAPSDVGKVIGKQGRIANALRTIAKAAAMKNKRKIYLEIIA